In Nitrospira sp., one genomic interval encodes:
- a CDS encoding site-specific integrase, translating into MRGHIFQRSEGSWTIVLDVGRKVDPATGKLKRIQKWKTVRGTKKEAQAELTNMLHNLSRGQVISPSRMTLGEWLEEWLKSAIQPHKRLRTYETYRSVIERHLKPVLGQYRLCDLRASHLQAYYQSEKVAPATLQQHHTILHSALKAATMQDLIPRNAASLVIGKPRRRDGHENILQNCWEPEEARKFLDTAKAHSTHAAALYSVALDSGARKAELCGLKWSEVDIERRSISIVRQLVKVREEPLFGPPKNGKSRTVQLDEKTIEVLRKQKAAQAAQKLLLGTSYRDHGLVFSRDFGQPLTLNNIGQREFARLIKAAGVKPITFHGLRHTCATLALKEGVPVKVVSERLGHKRIEITLNVYAHALPSMQQEAAAKLGRLLHG; encoded by the coding sequence ATGCGCGGCCACATCTTTCAACGATCGGAAGGCAGTTGGACCATCGTCCTAGACGTCGGCCGGAAAGTGGACCCGGCCACGGGAAAATTGAAACGCATCCAGAAGTGGAAGACGGTTAGAGGGACCAAGAAAGAGGCTCAGGCCGAACTGACTAACATGTTACACAACCTAAGCCGGGGCCAAGTGATCAGCCCTTCACGCATGACCCTCGGTGAATGGCTGGAGGAATGGCTGAAATCGGCCATCCAGCCGCACAAACGGCTCAGGACCTATGAAACCTATCGATCCGTCATAGAGCGTCACCTGAAGCCCGTTTTGGGTCAATATCGGCTCTGTGATCTCAGGGCGAGCCATCTCCAAGCGTATTACCAGTCGGAGAAGGTGGCGCCGGCCACTCTGCAACAGCATCACACGATTCTGCATAGTGCCTTGAAAGCGGCCACCATGCAGGATCTGATACCCCGAAACGCGGCATCGCTGGTGATAGGCAAGCCTCGGCGCAGGGATGGACACGAAAACATCCTTCAGAACTGCTGGGAGCCTGAAGAGGCGAGAAAGTTCCTCGATACGGCTAAGGCGCATAGCACGCATGCGGCCGCCTTGTACTCTGTGGCCCTTGATAGCGGAGCCAGAAAAGCAGAGCTCTGCGGGCTCAAATGGTCGGAGGTTGATATTGAACGACGGTCTATCTCGATCGTGCGCCAGCTGGTGAAGGTCCGGGAAGAGCCATTATTTGGCCCACCGAAGAACGGGAAATCCCGGACCGTTCAGCTAGACGAAAAGACAATCGAGGTCTTAAGGAAGCAGAAAGCTGCGCAGGCCGCTCAAAAACTGCTTCTTGGAACGTCCTATAGAGACCATGGCCTAGTTTTTTCGCGCGACTTCGGGCAACCCCTCACCTTGAATAATATCGGGCAACGCGAGTTTGCCAGGCTTATTAAAGCGGCCGGCGTGAAGCCGATCACCTTTCACGGGCTTCGCCACACGTGCGCGACCTTGGCACTCAAGGAAGGGGTTCCGGTGAAGGTGGTATCAGAACGACTAGGACACAAGCGGATCGAGATTACATTGAACGTGTACGCGCATGCCCTCCCCTCCATGCAGCAGGAAGCAGCGGCAAAGTTGGGGCGATTGCTGCACGGTTAG
- a CDS encoding 50S ribosomal protein L9, producing the protein MKVILQETLEGVGDLGDLLDVSDGFARNYLLPRRKAVEANSRNIKEFEHAKRAAAEKAKKEKLEIEAHGKKISAVSLTISVQVGKDDKLFGSVTAKDIAEALAAQGHTVDRRKIQLAQPIKELGTFTIPIKLPREVTASIAVHVVKQQEEPEAAATA; encoded by the coding sequence ATGAAGGTGATTCTCCAAGAAACCCTCGAAGGCGTAGGCGACCTCGGCGACCTCCTGGATGTCTCCGACGGCTTCGCCCGAAACTACCTCTTGCCTCGCCGCAAGGCGGTGGAAGCCAACAGCCGCAACATCAAGGAATTCGAACATGCCAAGCGGGCCGCCGCCGAAAAGGCCAAGAAGGAAAAGCTGGAAATCGAGGCCCATGGCAAGAAGATCAGCGCCGTCTCGCTCACGATCTCGGTCCAGGTCGGAAAAGACGACAAGCTGTTCGGCTCCGTCACCGCCAAGGACATCGCGGAAGCCTTAGCCGCACAGGGCCACACCGTCGACCGTCGCAAGATTCAGCTCGCCCAGCCCATCAAGGAACTGGGGACCTTCACGATCCCCATCAAGCTCCCGCGCGAGGTCACCGCCAGCATCGCGGTGCACGTGGTGAAGCAACAGGAAGAGCCGGAAGCGGCCGCGACGGCCTAA
- a CDS encoding serine hydroxymethyltransferase, with protein MQDLIGSLDALKATDPETYAAITAEEERQRDKLLLIASENFASPAVLAAQGSLMTNKYAEGYPGKRYYGGCQHVDTVETLAIERAKQIFGAEHVNVQPHSGSQANMAAYLAVLKPGDTILGLDLAQGGHLTHGSKVNFSGTIFRAFSYGVDRQTETIDYAAVQKIAEECRPRMLVVGASAYARTLDFPKFQEIAKSVGAYLLVDIAHIAGLIAAGLHPNPVPYADFVTTTTHKTLRGPRGGVTMCKAEHAKAVDKIIFPGLQGGPLMHVIAAKAVAFKEALSPAFKRYQQQVLANARTLAQGLIDRGYKIVSGGTDTHLMLVNLTNKGLTGKEADAALDAAGIIVNKNAVPYDEKPPAVASGIRIGSPIVSTRGMREADMREIVALIDRVLQYPQDQQVQADVRAQAKALCNRFPIFHAYDASPS; from the coding sequence ATGCAGGATCTGATCGGTTCGTTGGACGCGCTGAAAGCAACCGACCCTGAGACCTATGCGGCCATCACGGCCGAGGAGGAGCGTCAGCGGGACAAACTCCTGTTGATTGCTTCCGAGAATTTCGCGAGCCCGGCCGTGTTGGCCGCCCAAGGCAGCTTGATGACCAACAAGTATGCCGAGGGCTATCCCGGCAAACGCTATTACGGCGGCTGCCAACACGTCGATACCGTCGAAACCTTGGCCATCGAGCGGGCCAAGCAGATCTTCGGCGCCGAACACGTCAATGTGCAGCCACACTCCGGCTCTCAAGCCAACATGGCCGCGTACCTCGCCGTGCTCAAGCCCGGCGACACGATCCTGGGCTTGGACCTGGCGCAGGGCGGACACCTGACCCACGGCAGCAAGGTGAATTTCTCCGGGACCATCTTCCGCGCGTTCTCCTACGGCGTGGATCGCCAAACCGAAACCATCGACTATGCCGCGGTGCAAAAGATCGCCGAGGAATGTCGACCGCGCATGCTGGTGGTCGGGGCCAGCGCCTATGCCCGCACGCTCGACTTTCCCAAATTCCAGGAAATCGCCAAATCGGTCGGCGCCTACCTACTGGTCGACATTGCGCATATCGCAGGGCTCATCGCGGCAGGGCTGCACCCCAACCCGGTGCCCTATGCCGATTTCGTCACCACCACGACCCACAAGACCCTCCGGGGACCGCGGGGCGGCGTGACGATGTGTAAGGCCGAACATGCCAAGGCCGTCGACAAGATCATTTTCCCCGGCCTGCAGGGCGGACCGCTGATGCACGTGATCGCCGCCAAGGCCGTCGCCTTCAAGGAAGCGCTGTCTCCCGCCTTCAAGCGTTACCAGCAGCAGGTGCTGGCCAACGCGCGCACCCTGGCCCAAGGCCTGATCGATCGAGGATACAAGATCGTGTCCGGGGGCACCGATACGCATCTGATGCTCGTGAACCTGACCAATAAGGGTCTGACCGGCAAGGAGGCCGACGCCGCGTTGGATGCCGCCGGCATCATCGTCAACAAAAACGCCGTCCCCTACGACGAAAAACCGCCGGCGGTCGCGAGCGGCATCCGCATCGGCAGCCCTATCGTTTCCACCCGCGGCATGCGGGAGGCCGACATGCGGGAGATCGTGGCCCTCATCGACCGCGTCTTGCAATATCCGCAAGACCAGCAGGTGCAGGCTGACGTACGGGCGCAAGCGAAGGCGCTGTGCAACCGCTTCCCCATCTTTCATGCCTACGATGCGTCTCCCTCATAG
- the nrdR gene encoding transcriptional repressor NrdR yields the protein MKCPFCDDVEDKVVDSRMAKEGEVIRRRRECLSCKRRYTTYERVEETMPVVVKKDGRREPFDRGKIVSGLKKACEKRPISTATIEAVTDRIEKRIQEMGETEIVSTSIGEEVMKELSQLDQVAYVRFASVYRDFKDIDQFMDEIKALAQQRRER from the coding sequence GTGAAGTGTCCCTTCTGCGACGATGTCGAAGACAAAGTCGTCGATTCACGGATGGCCAAGGAAGGCGAGGTCATTCGACGGCGGCGCGAGTGCCTGTCGTGTAAACGCCGGTACACGACCTACGAGCGGGTCGAAGAAACCATGCCGGTCGTGGTGAAGAAGGACGGACGCCGGGAACCCTTCGACCGCGGCAAGATCGTCTCCGGCCTCAAGAAGGCCTGCGAAAAACGCCCGATCAGTACGGCCACCATCGAGGCGGTCACCGATCGCATCGAAAAGCGGATCCAAGAGATGGGGGAAACGGAAATCGTCAGCACCTCCATCGGCGAAGAGGTCATGAAGGAGCTGTCGCAACTCGATCAGGTGGCCTACGTGCGGTTCGCCTCCGTGTATCGGGATTTCAAAGACATCGACCAGTTCATGGACGAAATCAAAGCCCTGGCCCAGCAGCGCCGAGAGCGTTAA